In Streptomyces sp. NBC_00414, a single window of DNA contains:
- a CDS encoding TIGR03842 family LLM class F420-dependent oxidoreductase: MDFGLVLQTDPPASRVISLMKRAERNGFTYGWTFDSAVLWQEPFVIYSQILSNTTKLTVGPMVTNPGTRTWEVTASTFATLNDMFGNRTVCGIGRGDSAMRVAGRKPNTLARISEAMKVIRALGRGDEADLGGTVIKFPWIRPGAELPVWMAAYGPKALKMTGEEADGFILQLADLYLTEYMVKAVKTAAAEAGRDPADIKICVAAPAYVTEDDSPEALAHAREQCRWFGGMVGNHVADLVSKYGEHSAAVPDELTDYIKSREGYDYSHHGRSGNPDTQFVPDEIVDRFCLIGTAEQHVAKLNALRELGVDQFALYDMHDAQEAVIEAYGSTVIPAVNG; the protein is encoded by the coding sequence ATGGACTTCGGACTCGTCCTGCAGACCGACCCACCCGCTTCCCGCGTCATCAGCCTGATGAAGCGGGCCGAGCGCAACGGCTTCACGTACGGCTGGACCTTCGACTCCGCCGTGCTCTGGCAGGAGCCGTTCGTGATCTACAGTCAGATCCTTTCCAACACGACGAAGTTGACGGTCGGCCCGATGGTGACGAACCCGGGCACCCGCACCTGGGAGGTCACCGCCTCGACCTTCGCCACCCTCAACGACATGTTCGGCAACCGCACGGTCTGCGGCATCGGCCGCGGTGACTCGGCGATGCGGGTGGCCGGCCGCAAACCCAACACCCTCGCCCGGATCAGCGAGGCCATGAAGGTCATCCGGGCGCTGGGGCGCGGCGACGAGGCCGACCTCGGCGGCACGGTGATCAAGTTCCCGTGGATCAGGCCCGGCGCCGAACTCCCCGTCTGGATGGCCGCGTACGGACCCAAGGCCCTCAAGATGACCGGCGAGGAGGCGGACGGCTTCATCCTGCAGCTCGCCGACCTGTATCTCACCGAGTACATGGTCAAGGCGGTGAAGACCGCGGCGGCCGAGGCGGGACGCGACCCCGCCGACATCAAGATCTGCGTGGCTGCGCCCGCCTACGTCACCGAGGACGACTCGCCCGAGGCGCTCGCCCACGCGCGTGAGCAGTGCCGCTGGTTCGGCGGCATGGTCGGCAACCACGTCGCCGACCTGGTCTCCAAGTACGGCGAGCACTCCGCCGCCGTCCCCGACGAACTCACCGACTACATCAAGTCCCGCGAGGGCTACGACTACTCCCACCACGGGCGCAGCGGGAACCCCGACACGCAGTTCGTGCCGGACGAGATCGTCGACCGGTTCTGCCTGATCGGTACGGCCGAGCAGCACGTCGCGAAGCTGAACGCCCTGCGGGAGCTGGGCGTCGACCAGTTCGCCCTGTACGACATGCATGACGCTCAGGAGGCGGTCATCGAGGCGTACGGATCCACGGTCATCCCCGCCGTCAACGGTTAG
- the hydA gene encoding dihydropyrimidinase, which produces MSSRTVIRGGLVITASDELHADVLIEDTRIVALAASGTPTAEAWTAERTIDATGKYVIPGGVDAHTHMELPFGGTFASDTFETGTRAAAWGGTTTIIDFAVQSVGRSLREGLDAWNAKADGKCAIDYGFHMIVSDVNQDTLKEMDLLVEEGVTSFKQFMAYPGVFYSDDGQILRAMQRSAENGGLIMMHAENGIAIDVLVEQALARGETDPRFHGEVRKALLEAEATHRAIKLAQVAGAPLYVVHVSATEAVAELARARDEGLNVFGETCPQYLFLSTDNLAEPDFEGAKYVCSTPLRPKEHQAALWRGLRTNDLQVVSTDHCPFCFVGQKELGRGDFSKIPNGLPGVENRMDLLHQAVVDGHISRRRWIEIACATPARMFGLYPKKGTIAPGADADVVIYDPHAEQVMSAETHHMNVDYSAYEGRRTTGRVETVLSRGTPVITEREFTGRAGHGSYTPRSTCQYLL; this is translated from the coding sequence ATGAGCAGCCGTACAGTCATCCGCGGTGGCCTAGTGATCACCGCGTCGGACGAACTACACGCGGACGTCCTCATCGAGGACACCCGCATCGTCGCCCTCGCCGCGAGCGGCACTCCCACCGCCGAGGCCTGGACCGCCGAGCGGACCATCGACGCCACCGGAAAGTACGTGATCCCGGGCGGCGTCGACGCCCACACCCACATGGAGCTGCCCTTCGGCGGCACCTTCGCCTCCGACACCTTCGAGACCGGCACCCGCGCCGCCGCCTGGGGCGGCACGACCACGATCATCGACTTCGCGGTACAGAGCGTCGGCCGCTCACTGCGCGAGGGCCTCGACGCCTGGAACGCCAAGGCCGACGGCAAGTGCGCCATCGACTACGGCTTCCACATGATCGTCTCCGACGTGAACCAGGACACGCTCAAGGAGATGGACCTGCTGGTCGAGGAGGGCGTCACCTCCTTCAAGCAGTTCATGGCCTACCCCGGCGTCTTCTACAGCGACGACGGCCAGATCCTGCGCGCCATGCAGCGCTCCGCCGAGAACGGCGGCCTGATCATGATGCACGCCGAGAACGGCATCGCGATCGACGTCCTGGTGGAGCAGGCGCTGGCCAGGGGCGAGACCGACCCCCGGTTCCACGGCGAGGTCCGCAAGGCCCTCCTCGAAGCCGAGGCCACCCACCGAGCCATCAAGCTCGCCCAGGTGGCCGGCGCCCCGCTGTACGTCGTGCACGTCTCGGCGACGGAAGCCGTCGCCGAGCTGGCGCGGGCCCGCGACGAGGGCCTCAACGTCTTCGGCGAGACCTGTCCGCAGTACCTGTTCCTGTCGACGGACAACCTCGCGGAACCGGACTTCGAGGGCGCGAAGTACGTGTGCTCGACCCCGCTGCGGCCCAAGGAGCACCAGGCCGCCCTGTGGCGGGGCCTGCGCACGAACGACCTCCAGGTCGTCTCCACCGACCACTGCCCCTTCTGCTTCGTGGGCCAGAAGGAGCTGGGCCGGGGCGACTTCTCGAAGATCCCCAACGGTCTGCCGGGCGTCGAGAACCGGATGGACCTGCTGCACCAGGCCGTCGTCGACGGGCACATCTCGCGCCGCCGCTGGATCGAGATCGCCTGCGCCACCCCGGCCCGGATGTTCGGCCTGTACCCGAAGAAGGGGACGATCGCGCCGGGCGCCGACGCGGACGTCGTCATCTACGACCCGCACGCCGAGCAGGTCATGTCCGCCGAGACCCACCACATGAACGTCGACTACTCGGCGTACGAGGGCAGGCGCACCACCGGCCGGGTCGAGACGGTCCTGTCGCGCGGCACACCCGTCATCACCGAGCGGGAGTTCACCGGCCGTGCCGGGCACGGCAGTTACACCCCTCGCTCCACCTGTCAGTACCTTCTCTGA
- a CDS encoding nitrilase-related carbon-nitrogen hydrolase codes for MSRVIRAAVFQTAWTGDKESMIQVHEQAARDAAAQGAQVLCFQELFYGPYFCQVQDKAFYEYAEQIPEGPIVRRFQALAKELGIVLVLPMYEEEQPGVLYNTSAVIDADGSYLGKYRKHHIPQVEGFWEKFYFRPGNSGWPVFDTAVGKVGVYICYDRHFPEGWRALGLAGAEIVFNPSATSRGLSAYLWQLEQPAAAVANEYFVGAINRVGVEELGSNDFYGTSYFVDPEAQFVGEVASDKESELVVRDLDMEKLRTVRDRWQFYRDRRPDAYGTLTAP; via the coding sequence ATGAGCAGAGTGATCCGCGCCGCCGTCTTCCAGACCGCATGGACGGGCGACAAGGAGTCGATGATCCAGGTCCACGAGCAGGCGGCCCGCGACGCGGCCGCGCAGGGTGCTCAAGTCCTGTGCTTCCAGGAGCTGTTCTACGGGCCCTACTTCTGCCAGGTCCAGGACAAGGCGTTCTACGAGTACGCCGAGCAGATCCCCGAGGGCCCGATCGTGCGCCGCTTCCAAGCGCTGGCGAAGGAGCTGGGCATCGTCCTCGTCCTGCCGATGTACGAGGAGGAGCAGCCCGGTGTCCTCTACAACACCTCGGCGGTGATCGACGCCGACGGCTCGTACCTCGGCAAGTACCGCAAGCACCACATCCCGCAGGTCGAGGGCTTCTGGGAGAAGTTCTACTTCCGCCCCGGCAACAGCGGTTGGCCGGTCTTCGACACCGCGGTCGGCAAGGTCGGCGTCTACATCTGCTACGACCGGCACTTCCCGGAGGGCTGGCGTGCCCTCGGACTCGCCGGGGCCGAGATCGTCTTCAACCCGTCGGCCACCTCGCGCGGTCTGTCCGCCTACCTCTGGCAGCTGGAGCAGCCGGCCGCGGCCGTCGCCAACGAGTACTTCGTGGGCGCGATCAACCGCGTGGGCGTGGAGGAACTGGGCTCCAACGACTTCTACGGGACCTCGTACTTCGTGGACCCGGAAGCACAGTTCGTCGGGGAGGTGGCGAGCGACAAGGAGTCCGAACTCGTCGTCCGCGACCTGGACATGGAGAAACTGCGTACGGTCCGCGACCGCTGGCAGTTCTACCGCGACCGCCGCCCGGACGCGTACGGCACCCTGACGGCTCCCTGA
- a CDS encoding PucR family transcriptional regulator, producing the protein MTTASEPALSVRQVLALERVLAGEPEVVAGAGQLDRPVRWVHVAEAADVGVMLSGGEMVLTTGVLLAGDREAQAEYIRSLHRAEASAVVLGLGRAFPAPPEVMRRAAERCGLPMVVLHRPFPFAELTEEVQSRLVRRKFAAVSLSEAVRTALTGLITTGAPLQRMLDEIAGHSVCPVVVTNLAHRVLATAGERSAVDDVLRDWERIARQAGGSEGDGWVRAELGGRGERWGRIVLCGYRGDAATGRLLADRAAEALVLHRMLGGSAHSWEEQSAQGLLTDLVSGAVPARQLLPRARAAGLPVNRRTFVPLAVRGVRAAQLVRVLRLLGLPGLVAELADGVTAVLLSLARDQDAEALAAHFAARLRAEQGDGGAETGDGRPASGGGGAQEPAAVVAAADARTGWDDVPAGLREARHVADAVAESPAGLDLPVVVRLRDVHLRGLVRLLRDDPHVQSFAERELDGLLRDADAEAELLPVLRTYLATGRNKSRTAQLHHVSRPALYRRLESIEARLGVDLDDFEQAASIHIALLAHDAQQH; encoded by the coding sequence ATGACGACCGCCTCGGAACCCGCCCTGTCGGTCCGGCAGGTCCTCGCCCTGGAGCGGGTGCTCGCCGGGGAGCCCGAGGTGGTGGCGGGCGCGGGCCAGCTCGACCGGCCCGTGCGCTGGGTGCACGTCGCCGAGGCCGCCGACGTCGGGGTGATGCTCAGCGGCGGTGAGATGGTCCTCACCACCGGTGTGCTGCTCGCGGGCGACCGGGAGGCACAGGCCGAGTACATCCGCTCCCTGCACCGCGCGGAGGCCTCGGCCGTCGTCCTCGGACTCGGCCGGGCCTTTCCCGCGCCCCCCGAGGTGATGCGCCGGGCCGCCGAGCGGTGCGGGCTGCCGATGGTGGTCCTGCACCGCCCGTTCCCCTTCGCCGAACTCACCGAAGAGGTGCAATCGCGGCTCGTACGAAGGAAGTTCGCGGCCGTCAGCCTCTCGGAGGCGGTACGCACCGCGCTGACCGGGCTCATCACGACGGGCGCCCCGCTGCAGCGCATGCTCGACGAGATCGCCGGCCACAGCGTCTGCCCGGTCGTCGTCACCAACCTCGCCCACCGGGTCCTCGCCACGGCGGGGGAGCGGTCCGCGGTCGACGACGTGCTGCGCGACTGGGAGCGCATCGCACGGCAGGCCGGCGGCAGCGAGGGCGACGGCTGGGTCCGCGCCGAACTGGGCGGGCGCGGCGAGCGCTGGGGCCGCATCGTGCTCTGCGGCTACCGCGGCGACGCCGCCACCGGGCGGCTCCTCGCCGACCGCGCCGCCGAGGCGCTCGTCCTGCACCGCATGCTCGGCGGCTCCGCGCACTCCTGGGAGGAGCAGTCGGCGCAGGGCCTGCTGACCGACCTCGTCTCCGGGGCGGTACCGGCCAGACAACTGCTGCCCCGGGCCCGCGCGGCCGGGCTGCCGGTCAACCGCCGGACGTTCGTGCCGCTGGCCGTACGAGGCGTGCGCGCTGCCCAACTGGTCCGCGTGCTGCGACTGTTGGGGCTCCCCGGGCTCGTCGCCGAACTGGCGGACGGGGTCACCGCCGTACTGCTGAGCCTCGCCAGGGACCAGGACGCCGAAGCCCTCGCCGCACACTTCGCCGCCCGGCTGCGCGCGGAACAGGGCGACGGCGGGGCGGAGACGGGTGATGGCAGACCGGCTTCGGGCGGTGGCGGGGCGCAGGAGCCCGCGGCCGTCGTCGCCGCCGCGGACGCGCGGACCGGATGGGACGACGTGCCCGCCGGGCTGCGCGAGGCCCGGCACGTGGCCGACGCCGTCGCCGAGAGCCCGGCCGGCCTCGACCTGCCGGTCGTGGTGCGGCTCAGGGACGTACATCTGCGAGGGCTGGTCCGGCTGTTGCGGGACGATCCGCACGTCCAGTCCTTCGCGGAGCGGGAGTTGGACGGGCTTTTGCGCGACGCCGACGCGGAGGCGGAGCTGCTGCCCGTGCTGCGGACGTATCTCGCCACGGGCCGGAACAAGTCGCGCACCGCGCAGCTCCACCATGTCTCCCGGCCCGCCCTGTACCGGCGGCTGGAGTCCATAGAGGCGCGGCTCGGGGTCGACCTCGACGACTTCGAACAGGCCGCCTCCATCCACATCGCCCTCCTCGCACACGACGCGCAACAGCACTGA
- a CDS encoding aspartate aminotransferase family protein yields MHRRHRAVLPDWLALYYAEPLELTHGEGRHVWDAEGNRYLDFFGGILTTMTAHALPEVTKAVSEQAGRINHSSTLYLNRPMVDLAERIAALSGIPDARVFFTTSGTEANDTALLLATAYRRSNQILAMRNSYHGRSFSAVGITGNKGWSPTSLSPLQTLYVHGGVRTRGPYADLDDAGFIAACVADLEDLLGHVRAPAALITEPVQGVGGFTSPPDGLYAAFREVLQERGILWIADEVQTGWGRTGDNFWGWQAHGQNGPPDILTFAKGIGNGMSIGGVVARAEIMNCLDSNSISTFGGTQVTMAAGLANLLYLLEHDLQGNARRVGGLLIERLRAVAEQFPGVREVRGRGLMIGVELVKPGTDEADPDAAAAVLEAAREEGLLIGKGGGHSTSVLRIAPPLSLTVAEAEEGAAMLERALRSSLV; encoded by the coding sequence CTGCACCGGCGTCACCGGGCCGTCCTGCCCGACTGGCTCGCCCTCTACTACGCCGAGCCCCTCGAACTCACCCACGGCGAGGGCCGCCACGTCTGGGACGCCGAGGGCAACAGGTACCTCGACTTCTTCGGCGGCATCCTCACCACGATGACCGCGCACGCCCTGCCCGAGGTCACGAAGGCCGTCAGCGAGCAGGCCGGCCGGATCAACCACTCCTCGACGCTCTACCTCAACCGGCCCATGGTCGACCTGGCCGAGCGGATCGCCGCGCTGTCGGGCATCCCGGACGCCCGTGTCTTCTTCACGACCTCGGGCACCGAGGCCAACGACACCGCGCTGCTCCTGGCCACCGCGTACCGCCGCAGCAACCAGATCCTGGCGATGCGCAACAGCTATCACGGCCGCTCGTTCAGCGCGGTCGGCATCACCGGCAACAAGGGCTGGTCGCCGACGAGCCTGTCACCCCTCCAGACGCTGTACGTGCACGGCGGCGTCCGCACCCGCGGCCCGTACGCCGATCTCGACGACGCCGGCTTCATCGCGGCCTGCGTCGCCGACCTGGAGGACCTGCTCGGGCACGTACGCGCGCCCGCCGCCCTGATCACCGAACCCGTCCAGGGCGTCGGCGGCTTCACCTCCCCGCCGGACGGCCTGTACGCGGCCTTCCGCGAGGTCCTCCAGGAGCGCGGCATCCTGTGGATCGCCGACGAGGTGCAGACCGGCTGGGGCAGGACCGGCGACAACTTCTGGGGCTGGCAGGCCCACGGACAGAACGGCCCGCCCGACATCCTCACCTTCGCCAAGGGCATCGGCAACGGCATGTCCATCGGCGGGGTCGTCGCCCGCGCCGAGATCATGAACTGCCTGGACTCCAACTCCATCTCGACCTTCGGCGGCACCCAGGTCACCATGGCCGCGGGCCTCGCCAACCTCCTGTATCTGCTGGAGCACGACCTCCAGGGCAACGCCCGCAGGGTCGGCGGACTGCTCATCGAGCGGCTGCGGGCCGTCGCCGAACAGTTCCCGGGCGTACGGGAGGTGCGCGGCCGTGGACTGATGATCGGCGTCGAGCTGGTGAAGCCCGGCACCGACGAGGCCGACCCGGACGCGGCCGCCGCCGTGCTCGAAGCGGCCCGCGAGGAAGGCCTGTTGATCGGCAAGGGCGGCGGTCACAGCACCAGCGTCCTGCGCATCGCGCCGCCCCTGTCGCTCACCGTCGCGGAGGCCGAGGAGGGCGCCGCGATGCTGGAGCGCGCCCTGCGGAGCAGTCTGGTCTGA
- a CDS encoding nitrilase-related carbon-nitrogen hydrolase — MANVVRAALVQATWTGDTASMVAKHEEHAREAARQGAKIIGFQEVFNAPYFCQVQEPEHYRWAEPVPDGPTVTRMRELARETGMVVVVPVFEIEQSGFYFNTAAVIDADGTYLGKYRKHHIPQVKGFWEKYYFKPGNLGWPVFDTAVGKVGVYICYDRHFPEGWRQLGLNGAQLVYNPSATSRGLSAHLWQLEQPAAAVANEYFVAAINRVGEEEYGDNDFYGTSYFVDPRGRFVGEPASDKSEELVVRDLDLDLIDEVRQQWAFYRDRRPDAYEGLVQP; from the coding sequence ATGGCCAACGTCGTACGTGCCGCTCTGGTCCAGGCCACCTGGACCGGCGACACCGCATCCATGGTCGCCAAGCACGAGGAGCACGCCCGCGAGGCGGCCCGTCAGGGCGCGAAGATCATCGGATTCCAGGAAGTCTTCAACGCCCCCTACTTCTGCCAGGTCCAGGAGCCCGAGCACTACCGCTGGGCGGAACCGGTACCGGACGGACCGACCGTCACCCGTATGCGGGAACTCGCCCGCGAGACCGGCATGGTCGTCGTGGTCCCGGTGTTCGAGATCGAGCAGTCCGGCTTCTACTTCAACACCGCCGCGGTCATCGACGCCGACGGCACGTATCTCGGCAAGTACCGCAAGCACCACATCCCCCAGGTCAAGGGCTTCTGGGAGAAGTACTACTTCAAACCGGGCAACCTCGGCTGGCCCGTCTTCGACACCGCGGTCGGCAAGGTCGGCGTCTACATCTGCTACGACCGCCACTTCCCGGAGGGCTGGCGACAGCTCGGCCTGAACGGCGCCCAGCTCGTCTACAACCCGTCGGCGACCTCCCGGGGCCTCTCCGCCCACCTGTGGCAGCTGGAGCAGCCGGCCGCCGCCGTCGCCAACGAGTACTTCGTCGCCGCGATCAACCGGGTCGGCGAGGAGGAGTACGGGGACAACGACTTCTACGGGACGTCGTACTTCGTCGACCCGCGGGGCCGGTTCGTCGGCGAGCCCGCGAGCGACAAGAGCGAGGAACTCGTCGTCCGCGACCTCGACCTCGACCTGATCGACGAGGTCCGGCAGCAGTGGGCCTTCTACCGGGACCGCCGCCCCGACGCGTACGAAGGACTGGTGCAGCCGTGA
- the ggt gene encoding gamma-glutamyltransferase — MRRSVARRLAVLAVSAAVVSVGAAPPSSGAAGGGSGPAEKTPVAVGYGGAVASVDADASAAGVEILRKGGNAVDAAVATAAALGVTEPYSSGIGGGGYFVYYDAKSRTVHTIDGRETAPLTADSGLFLENGQPIPFADAVTSGLGVGTPGTPATWQTALDSWGSKGLGSLLRPAERLARDGFTVDDTFRSQTASNEARFRNFPDTVGLFLPGGALPVVGSTIRNPDLARTYEELGRKGVGALYRGELARDIVDTVNEPPVDPASGYNARPGDLSLKDLAKYRAKRQAPTKTSYRGLGVYSIAPSSSGGTTVGEALNILENTDLSKASDVQYLHRYIEASRIAFADRGRWVGDPAFEDVPTKGLLSQRFADSRECLIKDDAVLTSPLAPGDPRDPAACATGGKAAPTTYEGENTTHLTAADKWGNVVAYTLTIEQTGGSGITVPGRGFLLNNELTDFSFAPASPAVHDPNLPGPGKRPRSSISPTIVLDRHAKPVVALGSPGGATIVTTVLQTLTGFLDRGLPLVDAIAAPRASQRNQTTTELEPGLWNSPLRTQLEGIGHGFRQNPEIGAATGVQRLPDGKWLAAAETVRRGGGSAMVVRPAR, encoded by the coding sequence ATGAGGCGCTCGGTCGCGCGGAGACTTGCTGTGCTGGCGGTGTCGGCCGCTGTGGTGTCGGTGGGGGCGGCGCCGCCCTCCTCGGGGGCCGCCGGGGGAGGCTCGGGCCCGGCGGAGAAGACGCCGGTCGCCGTCGGGTACGGCGGGGCCGTCGCGAGCGTCGACGCGGACGCTTCGGCCGCCGGTGTGGAGATCCTCCGCAAGGGCGGCAACGCGGTGGACGCGGCCGTCGCCACGGCGGCGGCCCTCGGCGTCACCGAGCCGTACTCGTCGGGCATCGGCGGAGGCGGCTACTTCGTCTACTACGACGCCAAGTCCCGTACGGTGCACACCATCGACGGACGCGAGACGGCGCCGCTGACGGCCGACTCGGGGCTCTTCCTGGAGAACGGCCAGCCGATCCCGTTCGCCGACGCGGTGACCAGCGGCCTCGGAGTGGGCACGCCCGGCACACCCGCCACCTGGCAGACGGCGCTGGACAGTTGGGGCAGCAAGGGGCTCGGATCGCTGCTGAGGCCCGCGGAGCGGCTCGCGCGGGACGGATTCACCGTCGACGACACGTTCCGCTCGCAGACCGCGTCCAACGAGGCGCGGTTCAGGAACTTCCCCGACACGGTCGGGCTGTTCCTGCCCGGCGGCGCGCTGCCGGTGGTCGGCTCGACGATCAGGAATCCCGATCTGGCGCGTACGTACGAGGAGTTGGGCCGCAAGGGAGTGGGTGCCCTGTACCGGGGTGAGCTGGCCCGGGACATCGTCGACACGGTCAACGAGCCGCCGGTGGACCCCGCTTCGGGATACAACGCCCGTCCTGGCGACCTGTCGCTGAAGGACCTGGCGAAGTACCGCGCGAAGCGGCAGGCGCCCACGAAGACCTCGTACCGCGGTCTGGGTGTCTACTCCATCGCGCCCTCCTCCTCCGGTGGGACGACGGTCGGCGAGGCGCTCAACATCCTTGAGAACACCGACCTTTCGAAGGCCTCGGACGTCCAGTACCTGCACCGCTACATCGAGGCGAGCCGGATCGCGTTCGCGGACCGGGGGCGCTGGGTGGGCGACCCCGCCTTCGAGGACGTACCGACGAAGGGACTGCTCTCGCAGCGGTTCGCCGACTCGCGCGAGTGCCTGATCAAGGACGACGCGGTGCTCACGAGCCCGCTGGCGCCGGGCGACCCGCGCGACCCGGCGGCGTGCGCGACCGGCGGGAAGGCCGCGCCGACGACGTACGAGGGTGAGAACACGACCCATCTGACGGCGGCCGACAAGTGGGGCAACGTCGTCGCGTACACGCTCACCATCGAGCAGACCGGCGGCAGCGGGATCACCGTCCCGGGCCGGGGATTCCTCCTCAACAACGAGCTGACGGACTTCTCCTTCGCCCCGGCGAGCCCGGCCGTGCACGACCCGAACCTGCCCGGGCCCGGCAAGCGTCCGCGCTCCTCGATCTCGCCGACGATCGTGCTCGACCGCCACGCGAAGCCGGTGGTGGCGCTGGGCTCGCCCGGTGGCGCGACCATCGTCACGACGGTGCTCCAGACGCTCACGGGCTTCCTCGACCGGGGGCTCCCGCTCGTCGACGCGATCGCGGCGCCGCGGGCCAGTCAGCGCAACCAGACGACGACCGAGCTCGAACCGGGCCTGTGGAACAGTCCGCTGAGGACCCAGTTGGAGGGCATCGGGCACGGGTTCCGGCAGAACCCGGAGATCGGTGCGGCGACGGGTGTTCAGCGGCTGCCTGACGGCAAGTGGCTGGCCGCCGCGGAGACCGTGCGCCGGGGTGGCGGGTCGGCGATGGTGGTGCGGCCTGCGCGGTAG